DNA sequence from the Candidatus Oleimmundimicrobium sp. genome:
TGAAACGGAACTTCGCGAGATACTCATCGAACGCGACAGCATCACCGAAGACAGATTTGACTGCCTGATAAAGGATTGCGAAATACTCGACATCGAGGACGAGATGGATTTCAGTGCCGCGTTCCGGCTCATCGCCGATTCCGTATGCGGGCAGGTAGGATACGACCCAAAGCTGTTTTACGACAAGCTGTGCAGCCGCGAGGCGCAGGGCTCGACCGTGATAATGCCCGGCCTTGCGATACCGCACGTTATCATCGACGGCGACGGAATATTCCATATTATGATCGTCCGTTCAAAAAATGGAATAAAATTCCCGCACTCCGACGACCCTGTATACTGCATCTTCGTACTCACGGGGACGCTTGACGAACGCAACTACCACCTGCGGGCGCTTATGGCCGTCGCCCAGATCGCCCAGTCGCACGACTTTAAAGAACACTGGCAAAACGCCAAGGATACCCACGAGTTAAAAAACTTAATACTCCTTGCCAACAGAAGACGCGATTAGCAGCTCTGGCCTCCGCCCCGTAGCCCAAAACGCGGCGCTACTGTAGCTCGGGCTTCCAGCCCGTAGCCCAAATGCAGACGCCGCCGAAAGGCTTGCAATAAACACATGTGCGTTTAAGATTGACGGCGTTAGCGCTGCGAGCGAGACGCTCGAGCTACTGTAGCTCGGGCTTCCAGCCCGTAGCCCAAATACCGACGCCGCCGAAAGGCTTGCAATAAACAAATGTGCATTTACGATTGACGGTGCTGAAATCTCAAGCGAGGACACTTGACCTGCTTTACCAAAAAAGCGGCGGGTGGTGTAATTTTTTTTTAAAACTACGAATTTTTTCGTTGACAATACGAATTCATTCGTATAGAATATATTGAGGTATTACGAGACAATATATTTGAAAGGTATTAAGATATGGCAAGACAAAAGGTATCAGGGCCTACGGATAAGGAATTGTCGATATTGTCAATTCTGTGGGACAAAGGGCCAAGCACCGTACGGCAGGTCAATGAGGAAATGGCCAAACAGCAGCGAACCGGCTACACAACAACGCTCAAGCTTATGCAGATAATGTCCGATAAGGGA
Encoded proteins:
- a CDS encoding PTS sugar transporter subunit IIA, with translation ETELREILIERDSITEDRFDCLIKDCEILDIEDEMDFSAAFRLIADSVCGQVGYDPKLFYDKLCSREAQGSTVIMPGLAIPHVIIDGDGIFHIMIVRSKNGIKFPHSDDPVYCIFVLTGTLDERNYHLRALMAVAQIAQSHDFKEHWQNAKDTHELKNLILLANRRRD